In Paralcaligenes sp. KSB-10, the following are encoded in one genomic region:
- the glyS gene encoding glycine--tRNA ligase subunit beta has product MTSTTHSPRPLFLELLTEELPPKALQALGLAFAEGIRSILEKQRLLDAGCTVTEFATPRRLAVRLSAVLGQAPEQAYTEKLMPAKIGLDQAGALTPALAKKLAGKGLAHLNPSDLIQESDGKQDYLYAKGVAPGASLQAGLQEALDYALANLPIPKVMRYQLADGVTSVKFVRPAHRLIALWGSEIIPVNALGLTAGRDTQGHRFMANGLIAIQAPDSYEQQLHDEGKVIASFAARKDMIAAQLHAHATALRATLGDGPEVAALLDEVTALVEHPTVYVGEFDEQFLAVPPECLILTMRLNQKYFPLFEPGTGKLTYRFLIVSNMQVDDPANIVLGNQRVVRPRLADARFFFDTDRKVPLASRVESLANIVYHNKLGSQLERVERVRDIARYVAGQLGKSPQNADRAALLAKADLGSNMVAEFPELQGVMGAYYAAADGEPADVVLALRNQYRTRLDSAIDDQSLTSAILFIAERIETMMGIWGIGLVPTGERDPYGIRRAALGLISAFEQLTAGGYLSIQRPTNLELPQLLAFAAGTFGAHPIAAGTVAEVQHFIYERYRNLLANDYDRNVVDAVLSLEPPLHQVLARIQACARFALRPEAESLAAANKRIANLLKKADGAIGQIIYGKLTEPAEQALAQTITRLKPQAQAQFGLGDFAASLATMAQAKDSVDAFFADIMIMADDPAVRANRLALLADLHGVMNQVADISRLAQ; this is encoded by the coding sequence ATGACGTCGACGACACACTCTCCGCGCCCCCTGTTTCTCGAACTGCTTACCGAAGAACTGCCACCCAAAGCCCTGCAAGCGCTGGGCCTCGCTTTTGCCGAAGGAATACGCAGTATTCTCGAAAAACAGCGCCTTCTGGATGCCGGATGCACGGTCACCGAATTCGCCACTCCGCGGCGCCTCGCCGTACGGCTAAGCGCCGTGCTGGGCCAGGCCCCGGAGCAGGCCTACACAGAAAAACTCATGCCGGCAAAAATCGGCCTGGATCAAGCCGGGGCACTGACTCCGGCCCTGGCAAAAAAACTTGCCGGCAAGGGCCTGGCTCATCTGAATCCGTCGGATCTCATTCAAGAGTCCGATGGCAAACAGGATTATCTCTACGCCAAGGGCGTGGCGCCAGGCGCCTCGCTACAGGCCGGCTTGCAGGAAGCGCTTGATTACGCCCTTGCCAATCTGCCTATCCCCAAAGTCATGCGCTATCAATTGGCCGACGGCGTCACCAGTGTCAAATTCGTGCGCCCGGCACACCGTCTGATTGCGCTATGGGGCTCCGAAATTATTCCTGTGAATGCGCTTGGGCTAACCGCCGGACGCGACACCCAAGGCCATCGATTCATGGCCAATGGGCTTATCGCCATTCAGGCTCCCGACTCATACGAACAGCAACTTCACGACGAAGGCAAGGTCATCGCCTCGTTCGCCGCGCGCAAGGACATGATTGCCGCGCAATTGCATGCGCACGCGACCGCGCTCAGAGCAACGCTGGGCGACGGCCCCGAAGTCGCAGCCCTGCTTGATGAAGTCACCGCCCTGGTCGAACACCCTACGGTTTATGTCGGCGAATTCGATGAGCAGTTCCTGGCGGTGCCGCCAGAATGCCTGATTCTGACCATGCGTTTGAATCAAAAATACTTCCCTCTGTTCGAGCCCGGCACCGGCAAGCTGACGTACCGCTTTTTGATCGTCAGCAATATGCAGGTGGATGATCCGGCCAATATCGTCCTGGGCAATCAGCGCGTCGTGCGTCCGCGCCTGGCCGATGCCCGGTTCTTTTTCGACACCGACCGCAAAGTGCCGCTGGCGTCACGTGTCGAATCTCTGGCCAACATCGTCTATCACAATAAGCTGGGGTCCCAGCTCGAGCGCGTCGAACGCGTGCGCGACATCGCCCGCTACGTCGCCGGGCAGTTGGGCAAGAGTCCACAAAACGCGGATCGCGCGGCTTTGCTGGCCAAGGCGGACCTCGGCTCCAACATGGTGGCCGAGTTTCCTGAGCTGCAAGGCGTCATGGGCGCCTACTACGCCGCGGCCGACGGCGAGCCCGCCGATGTGGTGCTGGCCCTGCGCAATCAATATCGCACCCGCCTGGACAGCGCCATCGACGATCAGTCCCTGACATCGGCCATACTGTTCATTGCCGAACGCATCGAAACCATGATGGGTATCTGGGGCATAGGGCTGGTTCCCACCGGCGAGCGCGATCCATATGGGATACGCCGAGCCGCGCTGGGCCTCATCAGCGCTTTCGAGCAACTGACGGCCGGCGGCTATTTGTCGATTCAACGGCCAACGAATCTCGAGCTGCCCCAACTGCTTGCTTTCGCGGCAGGCACTTTTGGCGCGCACCCGATTGCCGCCGGCACGGTCGCCGAAGTGCAGCATTTCATTTACGAGCGTTATCGCAATCTGCTGGCAAACGACTACGACCGCAATGTGGTGGATGCCGTGCTGAGCCTGGAGCCGCCTTTGCATCAAGTCTTGGCCCGTATTCAGGCCTGCGCCAGGTTTGCCCTGCGCCCTGAAGCGGAAAGCCTGGCCGCCGCCAACAAGCGTATTGCCAATTTGCTGAAAAAAGCCGATGGCGCCATCGGCCAGATCATCTACGGCAAGCTGACCGAGCCCGCCGAGCAGGCTCTGGCTCAAACCATTACCCGACTCAAACCCCAGGCCCAGGCCCAGTTCGGACTGGGCGATTTTGCCGCCAGCCTGGCAACGATGGCCCAGGCCAAAGACTCGGTCGATGCGTTCTTTGCAGACATCATGATCATGGCCGACGACCCGGCGGTACGCGCCAATCGCCTGGCTCTGCTGGCCGACCTGCATGGCGTCATGAATCAGGTCGCCGATATTTCAAGGTTGGCCCAGTGA
- the glyQ gene encoding glycine--tRNA ligase subunit alpha, which produces MLTFQQIILTLQQYWDKQGCALLQPYDMEVGAGTSHTATFLRSIGPEPWRAAYVQPSRRPKDGRYGENPNRLQHYYQYQVVLKPAPPEIIDLYVGSLEALGINPKEHDIRFVEDDWENPTLGAWGLGWEVWLNGMEVTQFTYFQQVGGLDCLPTTGEITYGLERLAMYLQDVESVYDLVWTEGTNGQRVLYRDVFHQNEVEQSTYNFEHASTAMLFAHFGDYEAEAKRLIEVPLALPAYEAALKAAHTFNMLDARGAISVTERAAYIGRIRNLSRTVAQAYFDSREKLGFPMLGNRLNPEAVQ; this is translated from the coding sequence ATGCTTACTTTTCAGCAAATCATTCTGACTCTCCAGCAATACTGGGACAAACAGGGTTGCGCGCTACTGCAGCCTTACGATATGGAAGTCGGTGCGGGCACCTCGCATACGGCCACATTTTTGCGCTCGATCGGACCGGAGCCCTGGCGCGCCGCGTATGTCCAGCCTTCGCGCCGCCCCAAAGACGGCCGCTACGGCGAAAACCCCAATCGCCTGCAACACTATTACCAATATCAGGTCGTACTTAAACCGGCGCCTCCCGAAATCATCGACCTGTACGTAGGCTCGCTCGAAGCATTAGGCATCAATCCCAAAGAGCACGACATCCGCTTTGTCGAAGACGACTGGGAAAATCCCACGCTTGGCGCCTGGGGCCTGGGCTGGGAGGTGTGGCTCAACGGCATGGAAGTCACCCAATTCACCTATTTTCAGCAGGTCGGCGGGCTGGACTGCTTGCCTACCACCGGCGAAATCACCTACGGGCTGGAGCGTCTGGCCATGTACCTGCAGGATGTGGAAAGCGTTTACGACCTGGTCTGGACCGAAGGCACCAACGGACAGCGCGTACTTTACCGCGACGTCTTCCACCAGAACGAAGTCGAACAGTCCACCTACAATTTCGAACACGCCTCGACCGCCATGCTTTTCGCCCATTTTGGCGACTACGAAGCCGAAGCGAAGCGGCTGATTGAAGTCCCGCTGGCCCTGCCCGCCTACGAGGCCGCTCTCAAGGCGGCCCACACCTTCAATATGCTGGATGCGCGCGGCGCGATCAGCGTCACTGAGCGGGCGGCCTATATAGGCCGCATACGCAACCTGTCGCGAACCGTCGCCCAGGCCTACTTCGACTCACGCGAAAAATTAGGTTTTCCCATGCTTGGCAATCGCCTCAATCCGGAGGCCGTGCAATGA
- a CDS encoding 1-acyl-sn-glycerol-3-phosphate acyltransferase — MAAIRAIFYLLFLAITVIPYAFACVIWAPLPLRWRYKLTAGWPRLAIWGAKVILGIRWQIKGAENFPDGPAILLSKHQSAWETLFFPAYMPREVCFVYKKELHRVPFFGWGLALLRMIPIDRSKGRDAFEQVVRVGQQRINEGRWPILFPEGTRVAPGKVGRYKMGGAMLATRTGTGVIPIAHNAGECWPRKAFIKKPGLITLSVGPMIESKGLDANALNKKVQDWIENEMRQLNPERYGL, encoded by the coding sequence ATGGCTGCGATACGAGCTATTTTCTATCTGCTGTTTTTAGCCATTACCGTCATTCCTTACGCATTTGCGTGCGTAATATGGGCGCCACTGCCTTTGCGCTGGCGCTACAAACTCACGGCAGGCTGGCCCAGGCTGGCCATTTGGGGAGCCAAAGTCATACTCGGCATACGCTGGCAAATCAAAGGCGCGGAGAATTTTCCGGACGGCCCGGCTATACTGCTGTCCAAACATCAATCCGCCTGGGAGACCTTGTTTTTCCCTGCCTACATGCCGCGCGAAGTCTGCTTTGTCTACAAGAAAGAGCTGCATCGTGTGCCGTTCTTTGGCTGGGGGCTGGCTCTTCTGCGTATGATTCCCATCGACCGGTCCAAAGGGCGGGATGCCTTCGAGCAAGTTGTCCGGGTTGGCCAGCAACGCATCAACGAAGGCCGTTGGCCCATCTTGTTCCCCGAAGGCACGCGTGTCGCCCCTGGTAAAGTCGGACGATACAAAATGGGCGGCGCGATGCTGGCGACCCGCACCGGCACAGGGGTCATTCCAATTGCGCACAACGCCGGCGAATGCTGGCCGCGCAAGGCATTTATCAAAAAGCCAGGTCTGATTACACTATCGGTTGGTCCCATGATCGAAAGCAAAGGGCTGGATGCCAATGCCTTGAACAAGAAGGTCCAGGATTGGATCGAAAATGAAATGCGTCAACTCAATCCGGAACGCTATGGGCTTTAA
- a CDS encoding acyl-CoA dehydrogenase, translating to MNWRAWRRSWLTEPLYRMARDAMPSLSPTEQEAIEAGDVWWDAQLFSGNPDWQELLDVEPASLTPAEQAFLEGPVAELCSKLDDWSISWEQYDLSPDVWAFLKRHGFFGMIIPTEYGGLGFSAYAHSEVVRRISVRSVTAAVTVMVPNSLGPGELLMQFGTQDQRDYWLPRLAQGQEIPCFGLTSPAAGSDAASMTDTGVVCRQQVGGVDTLGMRLNWRKRYITLSPVATVLGLAFKLSDPDHLLGEETDLGISVALVPTHLPGIHIGRRHLPAMQAFQNGPNEGHDVFVPIDALIGGVDKAGHGWQMLMSALAAGRGISLPSLSAAACVFTAHTSGAYARVRSQFGIPVGKFEGVQEKLARLAANAYLVEAARRLTCAGLDMGYKPAVISAIMKLHATERMRESVNVAMDVHAGKAIIDGPRNYLGGLYRAVPVAITVEGANILTRNLIVFGQGAIRAHPYLMQEVKALGNSDELAGEDAFDAVVWKHVWHSVKNLFRAKALAWTGGFFARAPKAAGAAAPYYRRLSRYVSAFALVSEATLFVLGGTLKRKEMLSARLGDALAELYLLSAVLKRWHDEGRHESDLPLVKWCAEQGFATIEKRLDDVLHNFPVRWLAWLLRLAVLPPVMRARPPSDKATADCAAILLELSESRDRLVGAVWDRLDQKSVEVLERAFELVIELAPLHEQLHHSGLKDWRLAHAKGAISDEQARMLEEAEEAVAAVIEVDDFDADSFARHPRS from the coding sequence ATGAATTGGAGAGCTTGGCGTCGAAGCTGGCTGACAGAGCCTTTGTATCGCATGGCACGCGATGCCATGCCCAGTTTGTCGCCCACCGAGCAAGAGGCCATCGAGGCTGGCGACGTGTGGTGGGATGCCCAACTGTTTTCCGGGAATCCCGACTGGCAGGAATTGCTGGACGTCGAGCCGGCCTCGCTGACACCGGCCGAACAGGCTTTCCTTGAAGGGCCGGTGGCGGAGCTGTGCAGCAAGCTCGATGACTGGTCGATTTCCTGGGAGCAATACGATCTGTCCCCCGATGTCTGGGCGTTTTTAAAGCGGCATGGCTTTTTCGGGATGATTATTCCCACGGAGTACGGAGGGCTGGGCTTTTCGGCTTATGCCCATTCCGAAGTGGTGCGCCGGATTTCCGTCAGATCCGTTACGGCGGCGGTCACCGTCATGGTGCCCAATTCCTTGGGGCCAGGCGAGCTGCTTATGCAATTTGGCACGCAGGACCAGCGCGATTACTGGTTGCCGCGGCTGGCACAAGGCCAGGAAATTCCCTGCTTTGGCCTGACCAGCCCGGCTGCCGGGTCCGATGCGGCTTCGATGACTGACACCGGTGTCGTGTGCAGGCAACAGGTCGGCGGCGTCGATACTTTAGGCATGCGCCTGAACTGGCGCAAGCGATATATAACGCTCAGCCCGGTGGCGACGGTTCTGGGCCTGGCTTTCAAGCTCTCCGATCCCGATCATTTGCTGGGCGAGGAAACCGATCTCGGCATTTCGGTTGCGCTGGTGCCTACCCATTTGCCGGGCATCCACATTGGCCGGCGTCATCTGCCAGCCATGCAGGCGTTTCAAAATGGCCCGAATGAAGGGCACGATGTCTTCGTCCCCATCGATGCCCTGATAGGAGGCGTCGACAAGGCGGGGCATGGCTGGCAGATGCTGATGAGCGCGCTGGCGGCCGGGCGGGGAATTTCTCTGCCCTCGCTGTCTGCCGCAGCCTGTGTATTTACCGCGCACACGTCCGGCGCTTATGCCCGGGTGCGGAGTCAGTTCGGGATTCCGGTCGGCAAATTCGAGGGTGTTCAGGAAAAACTGGCGCGTCTGGCCGCCAACGCCTACCTGGTCGAGGCCGCGCGCCGGCTGACGTGCGCGGGGCTCGATATGGGCTACAAGCCTGCCGTAATATCCGCCATCATGAAACTGCACGCCACCGAGCGCATGCGTGAGTCCGTTAATGTGGCAATGGATGTGCATGCCGGCAAGGCCATCATCGATGGCCCACGCAATTACCTGGGTGGTTTGTATCGGGCCGTGCCGGTTGCCATTACGGTGGAAGGTGCCAATATACTGACGCGTAACCTGATTGTGTTCGGCCAGGGCGCAATTCGGGCCCATCCTTATCTCATGCAGGAGGTGAAGGCGCTGGGCAACAGCGACGAGCTTGCGGGGGAGGACGCATTCGATGCCGTAGTCTGGAAGCATGTGTGGCATAGCGTCAAAAATTTGTTCCGCGCCAAAGCCCTGGCCTGGACCGGTGGTTTTTTTGCCAGGGCCCCAAAGGCCGCCGGCGCCGCGGCACCTTATTATCGACGCCTCAGCCGTTACGTTTCGGCCTTTGCATTGGTGTCCGAGGCCACGCTTTTTGTTCTGGGCGGAACACTGAAGCGCAAGGAAATGCTGTCGGCCCGCCTGGGCGATGCTTTGGCCGAACTGTATCTGTTATCGGCGGTCTTGAAGCGTTGGCACGACGAGGGTCGACACGAATCCGATCTGCCGCTGGTCAAGTGGTGCGCCGAACAGGGTTTTGCCACCATCGAAAAGCGTCTCGACGATGTACTGCACAATTTTCCGGTGCGCTGGCTGGCGTGGCTGTTGCGTTTGGCCGTGCTCCCGCCGGTCATGCGGGCCAGGCCGCCATCCGACAAGGCAACGGCCGATTGCGCCGCCATTTTGCTCGAGCTCTCCGAGTCGCGCGATCGTCTGGTTGGCGCAGTCTGGGACAGGCTCGATCAAAAAAGCGTCGAAGTTCTTGAGCGGGCGTTTGAATTGGTCATAGAGCTTGCGCCTTTGCACGAACAGCTGCACCACAGCGGTCTGAAAGACTGGCGGCTGGCGCATGCCAAAGGGGCGATCAGCGACGAACAGGCGCGCATGCTCGAGGAAGCCGAAGAGGCGGTAGCCGCCGTGATCGAGGTTGATGACTTCGATGCCGATTCATTCGCCCGTCATCCGCGTTCTTGA
- the gmhB gene encoding D-glycero-beta-D-manno-heptose 1,7-bisphosphate 7-phosphatase, with the protein MKLAILDRDGVINHDSDTFVKSPDEWIALPGSLDAIARLSRANWRVVIASNQSGIARGLFSMETLNAIHSKLRKELAHVGGNIDAIFICPHGPDDRCLCRKPKPGMFLDIGRRYDIDLQNVPAVGDSLRDLQAASEAGCSPWLVLTGNGQKTWDKGDLPAGTQVRENLAAMVDAWLQEA; encoded by the coding sequence GTGAAACTTGCCATACTCGACCGCGACGGCGTCATCAATCACGACAGTGATACATTCGTCAAAAGCCCCGACGAATGGATTGCCCTGCCCGGCAGCCTGGACGCCATCGCGCGATTATCCCGCGCCAACTGGCGCGTAGTGATTGCCAGCAACCAATCGGGCATCGCGCGTGGTCTGTTCAGCATGGAGACCCTCAACGCCATACATTCCAAGCTTCGAAAAGAGCTGGCTCATGTCGGTGGCAATATCGATGCCATATTCATCTGCCCTCACGGTCCCGACGACCGATGCCTGTGCCGCAAACCCAAGCCCGGCATGTTTCTCGACATAGGCCGGCGCTACGACATCGATCTGCAGAATGTACCGGCCGTGGGAGATTCTCTGCGTGATTTGCAGGCTGCCAGCGAGGCAGGCTGCTCGCCCTGGCTGGTACTTACCGGCAATGGCCAGAAAACCTGGGACAAGGGCGATTTGCCCGCCGGCACCCAGGTCAGGGAAAATCTTGCCGCGATGGTCGATGCCTGGCTACAAGAGGCCTGA
- a CDS encoding crotonase/enoyl-CoA hydratase family protein: MSDLVRVEVVDRILIITVNRPEARNAINYETAQELAVAFDRLDQDKDIVLGILTGAGNTFSAGMDLKAFAGSGQRPLIEGRGFAGLCERPPQKPMIAAVEGYALAGGCEMVLACDLVVAASNANFGLPEVKRGLVPGAGGMLRLPQRIPHHIAMEVILTGGMLPAQRAYEHGLVNRLVEPGQALEGALALARLIAENGPLAVQTAKRIVTESKDWRQADMFDLQRPRAAHIFSSADAREGATAFAEKRKPVWQGK, encoded by the coding sequence ATGTCTGACTTGGTTAGAGTGGAAGTGGTCGATCGGATCCTGATTATTACGGTCAATCGGCCCGAGGCGCGTAACGCCATCAACTACGAGACGGCACAAGAACTGGCCGTGGCATTTGACCGGCTCGACCAGGACAAGGATATTGTTCTTGGTATTCTTACCGGGGCAGGCAATACCTTTTCGGCCGGCATGGATTTGAAAGCTTTTGCCGGCAGCGGGCAACGTCCGCTGATCGAAGGCCGCGGATTCGCGGGCCTGTGCGAAAGGCCGCCGCAAAAACCCATGATTGCGGCGGTTGAAGGGTACGCTTTGGCCGGCGGTTGCGAAATGGTACTGGCCTGCGATCTGGTGGTTGCCGCCAGCAACGCCAATTTCGGCCTGCCCGAAGTCAAGCGCGGCCTGGTTCCTGGCGCAGGCGGGATGTTGCGTTTGCCGCAACGCATTCCGCATCATATTGCGATGGAAGTCATCCTGACCGGCGGTATGCTGCCGGCGCAACGAGCCTACGAACATGGCCTGGTGAATCGCCTGGTCGAACCCGGTCAGGCCCTTGAAGGCGCCCTGGCCCTGGCGCGGCTGATTGCTGAAAACGGGCCCTTGGCGGTCCAGACGGCAAAAAGAATCGTGACCGAGTCCAAAGACTGGCGCCAGGCCGATATGTTCGATCTGCAACGCCCGCGGGCCGCGCATATTTTTTCGTCCGCCGATGCCCGAGAGGGCGCTACAGCGTTTGCGGAAAAGCGCAAGCCGGTTTGGCAAGGAAAATAA
- a CDS encoding M48 family metallopeptidase, which yields MGFNEQLELFAAAHPAIVASSEPRAAARQTSDTITIPTTRPLSLAAGARWREVRASTQSIGFILQRSRRKSIGLTINDDGLLVTAPGWVTLGQIDAVVVEKSRWILDKLSARQARQAQLAMANTCWQDGGDIPYLGKRIILKLDDTQQGSSHFHGAEFTPADGDMLGLALPVTAEHGRVRDIVHAWLQQQAKIWFELRLQHFLASSQLQIKRWRLSSAATRWGSCSSDGNIMLNWRLIHFEHDIIDYVVAHEIAHLKEMNHSKNFWREVGRILPDFERSRDALRQHDPTTLPLI from the coding sequence ATGGGCTTTAATGAACAGCTTGAGCTGTTTGCCGCCGCACACCCCGCGATCGTCGCTAGCAGCGAGCCGCGTGCAGCGGCCAGGCAAACAAGCGATACGATTACCATACCGACGACCCGCCCGCTGTCGCTGGCGGCCGGCGCGCGCTGGCGTGAAGTTCGCGCCAGCACCCAGTCCATAGGATTCATCCTGCAGCGGTCGAGGCGCAAAAGCATAGGCCTGACGATCAACGACGATGGTCTGCTGGTTACCGCGCCAGGCTGGGTGACTCTGGGCCAGATCGATGCGGTCGTAGTGGAAAAATCGCGCTGGATACTCGACAAGCTGAGCGCCAGGCAAGCCAGGCAAGCCCAGTTGGCCATGGCAAATACCTGCTGGCAAGACGGCGGCGACATCCCTTATCTGGGCAAGCGCATCATCCTGAAACTGGACGATACGCAGCAAGGCAGCAGCCATTTTCATGGTGCGGAGTTCACTCCGGCCGACGGAGACATGCTGGGCCTGGCGCTGCCCGTTACCGCCGAACATGGCCGTGTGCGCGATATCGTGCATGCCTGGCTGCAACAGCAGGCCAAAATATGGTTCGAACTGCGCCTGCAGCACTTCCTGGCATCGAGCCAATTGCAGATCAAGCGCTGGCGACTGTCTTCCGCGGCCACTCGCTGGGGTTCCTGCAGCAGCGACGGCAACATCATGCTGAATTGGCGCCTGATCCATTTTGAACACGATATCATCGACTACGTGGTCGCCCACGAAATCGCCCATTTGAAAGAAATGAATCACAGCAAGAATTTCTGGCGCGAAGTCGGCCGCATTCTTCCCGATTTCGAACGCTCCCGCGACGCATTGCGGCAACACGACCCAACCACCCTGCCGCTGATCTAA
- the gloA gene encoding lactoylglutathione lyase, with product MRLLHTMLRVGNLEQSLAFYTKVLGMRQLRRKDYPDGKFTLAFVGYQDESEGAVIELTHNWDTPSYDLGNGYGHIALEVEDAYEACARIKAKGGKVTREAGPMKHGQTVIAFVEDPDGYKIELIQHKPQAG from the coding sequence ATGCGGCTTTTACACACCATGCTTCGGGTCGGCAACCTTGAACAGTCCCTGGCCTTTTATACCAAGGTACTTGGCATGAGGCAATTGCGGCGCAAAGACTACCCAGACGGCAAATTCACCCTTGCATTTGTCGGATACCAGGATGAATCGGAAGGGGCCGTCATCGAACTGACCCACAACTGGGACACGCCGAGCTACGATCTAGGCAACGGCTATGGCCACATAGCGCTTGAAGTCGAGGATGCCTACGAAGCCTGTGCGCGAATCAAGGCAAAAGGAGGCAAAGTCACACGCGAAGCCGGACCCATGAAGCACGGGCAAACCGTCATCGCCTTTGTGGAAGACCCCGACGGCTACAAGATAGAACTGATCCAGCACAAGCCGCAGGCCGGCTGA
- a CDS encoding nucleoside recognition domain-containing protein: MLNTLWLAFFIIACLSGMYQWLFLHDAEIFSRLVLSLFDMAKLSVDLMVLLFGTLTLWLGFLRIAEQAGLIERLARLLTPLFRRLMPEVPAGHPALGLITLNFAANALGLDNAATPIGLRAMRELQTLNPTPDTATNAQILFLVLNSSSLTLLPVTIFMYRAQQGAPDPTLVFLPILLATTASSLCGLLVVAFMQKLKLRDPVVLAWMGGLLLALGSFMALLSTLSTGAISALSSLMGNLTLFGIIILFLVAGAYKKVPVYESFIDGAKQGFDISKNLLPYLVAMLCAVGVLRASGALDALLDIIRWATHAAGLDTRFIDALPTALVKPFSGSAARAMLIETMQHFGVDSFPALLAATVQGSTETTFYVLAVYFGAVGIQRARHAVGCALAADLAGVLASIAVCYWFFA; the protein is encoded by the coding sequence ATGCTAAATACGCTCTGGTTGGCTTTCTTTATTATTGCCTGTCTTTCGGGTATGTACCAGTGGCTGTTCCTGCACGACGCCGAGATTTTTTCGCGCCTGGTGCTCAGCCTGTTCGACATGGCCAAATTATCGGTCGACCTGATGGTCCTGCTGTTTGGCACACTCACACTATGGCTCGGATTTCTACGCATTGCGGAACAGGCCGGCCTGATAGAACGGCTGGCACGTTTGCTGACACCGCTGTTCCGCCGCCTGATGCCCGAAGTACCCGCGGGGCATCCCGCCCTGGGCCTCATCACACTCAATTTCGCCGCCAATGCACTCGGGCTGGACAATGCCGCGACGCCCATAGGCCTGCGCGCCATGCGCGAGCTGCAAACCCTCAACCCGACTCCCGACACGGCCACGAACGCACAAATTCTATTTTTAGTGCTTAACTCATCGTCGCTGACGCTGTTGCCTGTCACCATTTTCATGTATCGCGCGCAGCAGGGAGCGCCCGACCCTACTCTGGTTTTTTTGCCGATCCTCCTGGCCACCACGGCATCGTCGCTATGCGGCCTGCTGGTTGTGGCTTTCATGCAGAAGCTCAAACTTCGCGACCCGGTCGTCCTGGCATGGATGGGAGGGTTGCTGCTGGCATTGGGTAGTTTCATGGCCTTGCTTTCCACATTGTCGACTGGCGCGATCAGCGCGCTGTCGTCGCTCATGGGCAATCTGACACTGTTTGGCATCATCATCCTGTTCCTGGTCGCCGGCGCCTATAAAAAGGTGCCTGTCTATGAATCATTCATCGATGGGGCGAAACAAGGGTTCGATATTTCAAAAAACCTGCTGCCTTATCTGGTAGCCATGCTGTGCGCCGTCGGTGTATTGCGTGCGTCCGGCGCACTGGACGCCCTGCTCGACATCATCCGCTGGGCCACGCATGCCGCCGGCCTGGATACGCGATTCATCGACGCACTGCCCACCGCTTTGGTCAAGCCCTTTTCAGGCAGCGCGGCGCGAGCCATGCTGATTGAAACCATGCAGCACTTCGGCGTGGATAGCTTTCCCGCCTTGCTGGCCGCTACCGTCCAGGGGAGTACCGAAACCACGTTTTATGTTTTGGCCGTGTATTTCGGCGCAGTCGGGATACAGCGTGCGCGCCATGCCGTAGGATGTGCGCTGGCCGCCGATCTGGCGGGCGTTCTTGCCTCGATTGCCGTGTGTTACTGGTTTTTTGCCTGA